Within the Phaseolus vulgaris cultivar G19833 chromosome 9, P. vulgaris v2.0, whole genome shotgun sequence genome, the region TTTTAACAGATAATGTTTTTGATGAAATGTAAGTGTTCATCAATGATTATTTCAAAGAATGTTCGTtcacttgttttttttaattaagtgatAGGTAAGGACAAAAAGATGTGATAATAGAAGTTCCTTTAGTGTTATGAAAACTatggtaaaataaaataaaagatgaaaataaatataagagaAAAATACTAAGGAGATGTTTATTCAAAGATGGAATAATatcttcaattttttaaatttttgtagtAATATACTACAAATTAAGAACAAAGAATGTATAAAAGATGTAAGCAgttaaagaaaattaagaattatggaaaagataaaagaaaatttatttgagataggaaatattttaataaattctacctaaaattaaaaaatatcatctaaaaaaactattaaagaTAAGACATTATTATCTCTAATAAGTTTTTTACTTCAAgtaaaaattattcatttaaatTTAGTGAATAAAATATCTACTGATAAAATAACAGTGAGAGATCTATTTTATACATACTATTTATTAGGATTTTAGTTAGTTTTTTTCGATAATAATTTTTAGGTTGAATAAGTAACTTTCTATAAATACATTCTTACCTAATATGACATGATAACAATGAGTCTATGTTTATTCGCAAATTATATGAGCTATGATCTGGTTGAGAAATTATTGGAATAtcatatttgaaatatagatttttattttcaaaattttgtaatCAAGAAATTAGGCTTTATGGAACACCTGAATTGATATTAAGTTTAATGAGAggatatatattttgaaatttgctTAGAGAACTCCTTCAGTGTTTGTGCCATAAAATTGAGATAACGGGTTATAAATGTGAAAACGGGCTTTTGGGCCCATAAGGCAAATACATTTAATGGGCAAAGACGTAAAGGGGTTTAGGTTAGTGTCCCATTGTTGGGAGCGAAAAAGGGAAACAGAGAAAGGGGTTTTTGTGATTGAATTGGGAATTTAGGGATTGTGTACAGTAGAGTAGAATGAATTTGAAGATGGATTCCGATAGAGCGAAGCTGTTCGTAGGGGGCATTTCTCGTGAAACCACCGAAGATGTTCTCAAATTCCACTTCGCCAAGTACGGCGCCGTTCTGGACTCCACAATCTCCTTAGACCACAGTACCCGATGCCCTAGAGGTTTCGGTTTCGTCACCTTCTCCGACCTCTCCGCTGCTGATCAAGCCCTCCAAGACACGCATGTCATTCTCGGAAGAACGGTTAGTCCTTTTCCGTCTCGACACGCTCGTGTATTCAGATTTCAAGAAACTGAAACCGTCGTGAATTTAATTTCGTTATGTGTTGGTATGTGGTTAATGTGATTTGGCCAGTTCTTTTTTCTTGTCGTGTATAGGTAGAAGTGAAGAAAGCAATTCCCAGGAGTGAACAACAGCAACACCAAAACCAGTTATACAGTAGAGGGGGAGGTAACTATAGTAATAGTTGTGACTGTGGCAGTGACACCAACGTTAGGACTAAAAAGATTTTTGTAGGGGGTTTACCTGCTGGTATTTCTGAGGAGGAGTTTAAGCAATACTTTGAGAGGTTTGGACGGATTACTGATGTTGTGGTGATGCAGGACAGTGTTACTCACCGGCCCAGGGGGTTTGGGTTCATCACGTTTGATTCCGAGGAATCGGTTCAAAGTGTTATGGTGAGGAGTTTTCATGACTTGAATGGTAGACAGGTGGAGGTCAAGAGGGCTGTTCCTAAAGAGGGAAACCATGGGTATGATGGTTTTAGTAAATTGAGAAGTAAGAGTGAAAGAGGAGTTCCTAAAAGTTTTGCTCCTTACAGTCCTAGGAACATGCTTCCGGGTTTTGCTCCTTTGCCGTGGTATAGTAGTGATGGAATATATTCATATGGGTCTAATGCTCAGGGTTGCTGGTACCCTATGGGTGGGTATGGGGGGAACGGATATGCGATTCCGTCTGATGCTTCTAGGAACTTCTGGTACGGGCCAATGATGGCTTGTCCTCAAGCATGTCAGGTGCCTTATGCTAGTGCTGTTCCAAACTTAGCGTATTTTGGAGGTAGGATTGGAATAGTAGGTAGTGGTGTAGGATCTTGGGGGTATGGTGGAATTCTAGGATCTggaacaaattttaaatttgatcaACCTTTTATTGGCAACGGATT harbors:
- the LOC137820751 gene encoding RNA-binding protein 1-like — encoded protein: MNLKMDSDRAKLFVGGISRETTEDVLKFHFAKYGAVLDSTISLDHSTRCPRGFGFVTFSDLSAADQALQDTHVILGRTVEVKKAIPRSEQQQHQNQLYSRGGGNYSNSCDCGSDTNVRTKKIFVGGLPAGISEEEFKQYFERFGRITDVVVMQDSVTHRPRGFGFITFDSEESVQSVMVRSFHDLNGRQVEVKRAVPKEGNHGYDGFSKLRSKSERGVPKSFAPYSPRNMLPGFAPLPWYSSDGIYSYGSNAQGCWYPMGGYGGNGYAIPSDASRNFWYGPMMACPQACQVPYASAVPNLAYFGGRIGIVGSGVGSWGYGGILGSGTNFKFDQPFIGNGFVPGNTTLSWCKAECCGLFEFERKHW